From Streptomyces sp. NBC_00775, one genomic window encodes:
- a CDS encoding patatin-like phospholipase family protein: MADKALVLGGGGSGGIGWLSGMLYGLFEAGVDLSDADVVIGTSAGSSVGAQLASGRLTLLELYQRQLLPQSAEPAGRLGPGAYVRYAWATLTSRTPEAYGRKIGRMALAARTQDEAARRYAIESRLASHEWPARPLRMPAVDTATGELRVFDKDSGVRLVDAMAASCAVPGAWPPVTVDGRRWMDGGTHSPANAHLAAGYGQVVVLAPVGAGGGPLVSAADQSRKLAEAGARVTVVTPDRAAKQAFGRNPLDPQVRAAAAHAGRTQAVAHAEEVAGAWQH, translated from the coding sequence ATGGCGGACAAGGCACTTGTGCTCGGCGGCGGGGGCAGCGGAGGGATCGGCTGGCTCTCCGGGATGCTGTACGGGCTCTTCGAAGCGGGCGTTGATCTGAGCGACGCCGACGTGGTGATCGGTACGTCGGCCGGCTCGTCCGTGGGCGCTCAACTCGCCTCGGGCAGACTGACCCTGCTGGAGCTGTACCAGCGTCAGCTTCTGCCGCAGAGCGCGGAGCCGGCCGGACGCCTGGGCCCGGGCGCCTACGTTCGCTACGCATGGGCGACGCTGACCTCGCGCACCCCCGAGGCCTACGGCCGCAAGATCGGCCGGATGGCCCTGGCGGCCCGCACCCAGGACGAGGCGGCGCGTCGCTACGCGATCGAGAGCCGGCTCGCCTCACACGAATGGCCGGCACGGCCGCTGCGCATGCCCGCCGTCGACACGGCCACCGGCGAACTGCGCGTCTTCGACAAGGACAGCGGAGTGCGGCTCGTGGACGCCATGGCCGCGAGCTGCGCCGTCCCGGGCGCCTGGCCGCCGGTCACCGTCGACGGCCGCCGCTGGATGGACGGCGGCACCCACTCACCGGCCAACGCCCACCTCGCCGCCGGGTACGGACAGGTCGTCGTCCTGGCACCCGTCGGCGCGGGCGGCGGCCCGCTCGTCTCAGCGGCCGACCAGAGCCGCAAGCTCGCCGAGGCGGGTGCCCGGGTCACCGTCGTCACCCCTGACCGGGCCGCCAAGCAGGCCTTCGGCCGAAACCCGCTGGACCCCCAGGTCAGAGCGGCAGCCGCCCACGCCGGCCGGACGCAGGCGGTGGCCCACGCCGAGGAGGTCGCAGGGGCCTGGCAGCACTGA
- a CDS encoding SecDF P1 head subdomain-containing protein, with product MNDSTEHPLHETLLHDALHAHVRESGGNAAGPYLVGLADGALQVARRRQRLARAGVGIAAAAVVATAWVAVADDATQHAHVVQPAAGGTGNTEKVALISILPVTSSTEHACADGSGGYTVHASATHPAYCVHADRARGMTDVRVTSAKAEKSTIDGTWQVEVTLNSADRTRFAALTGSIAKDPSPRNGFAIVIDGKLWGNPFVTSSITGGRLEIVGAFVGDLTSATAHDLALRLDTGR from the coding sequence ATGAACGACTCGACCGAACACCCGCTGCACGAAACGTTGCTGCACGATGCCTTGCACGCCCATGTCCGGGAGAGCGGCGGTAATGCCGCCGGTCCCTATCTGGTCGGCCTGGCCGACGGCGCGTTGCAGGTCGCCCGGCGGCGGCAGCGGCTGGCCCGCGCCGGGGTCGGCATCGCTGCCGCCGCCGTGGTCGCCACCGCCTGGGTGGCCGTCGCGGACGACGCGACCCAGCACGCGCACGTAGTTCAGCCCGCCGCAGGGGGCACTGGGAACACCGAGAAGGTGGCCCTGATCTCCATCCTGCCGGTCACCTCGTCCACGGAGCACGCCTGCGCCGATGGCAGCGGGGGCTACACCGTGCACGCGAGCGCGACCCACCCGGCGTACTGCGTCCACGCCGACCGGGCAAGGGGCATGACCGACGTCCGTGTCACCTCCGCGAAGGCTGAGAAAAGCACCATCGACGGCACCTGGCAGGTCGAGGTGACCCTCAACTCCGCCGACCGGACCCGTTTCGCCGCCCTCACCGGCTCCATCGCCAAGGACCCGTCCCCGCGCAACGGATTCGCCATCGTCATCGACGGCAAGCTCTGGGGCAACCCCTTCGTGACCTCCTCGATCACCGGCGGCCGTCTCGAAATCGTCGGGGCCTTCGTCGGGGACCTCACCAGCGCCACCGCCCACGACCTCGCCCTCCGGCTGGATACCGGCAGATAA
- a CDS encoding spermidine synthase: protein MDEPIPVTRAVDHGTAKLMPDVDRKQAWLLTVDGAPQSYVDLDAPTHLEFEYARRLGHVLDTVAEPEAALDVLHLGGGALTLPRYVAATRPGSRQDVVEADRGLLSLVGEYLPVPDDAGITLHGADARAWLEAAPADSADILIADVFGGARVPAHLTSTAYALAAERVLRADGVYLANLADAAPFAFLRSQLATFSTVFEELALIAEPGVLRGRRFGNAVLVASHRPLDTAALARRTASDAFPARVEHGLALREFIGAAEPVRDENAVPSPEPPDGAFSIG, encoded by the coding sequence GTGGACGAGCCGATACCCGTGACACGGGCCGTGGATCACGGGACCGCCAAGCTGATGCCGGACGTCGACCGGAAGCAGGCCTGGCTGCTGACGGTGGACGGGGCGCCGCAGTCGTACGTCGACCTGGACGCGCCGACGCATCTGGAGTTCGAGTACGCGCGACGGCTCGGGCATGTGCTGGACACGGTGGCGGAGCCGGAGGCGGCCCTGGACGTGCTGCACCTCGGCGGAGGGGCGCTCACCCTGCCCCGCTATGTCGCCGCGACCCGGCCCGGTTCGCGGCAGGACGTGGTGGAGGCCGACCGGGGCCTGCTGTCCCTGGTCGGCGAGTATCTGCCCGTGCCCGACGACGCGGGCATCACCCTGCACGGCGCGGACGCCCGCGCCTGGCTCGAAGCCGCCCCGGCCGACTCCGCCGACATCCTCATCGCGGACGTCTTCGGCGGCGCACGCGTACCGGCGCACCTGACGTCCACCGCGTACGCGCTGGCCGCCGAGCGTGTGCTGCGCGCCGACGGTGTCTACCTGGCCAACCTCGCCGACGCCGCGCCCTTCGCCTTCCTCCGGTCCCAACTCGCCACGTTCTCGACGGTGTTCGAGGAACTGGCACTCATCGCCGAACCGGGCGTCCTGCGCGGCCGCCGCTTCGGCAACGCGGTACTCGTGGCATCCCACCGCCCCCTCGACACGGCCGCCCTCGCCCGCCGCACCGCCTCCGACGCCTTCCCGGCACGGGTCGAACACGGCCTCGCGCTGCGGGAGTTCATCGGCGCCGCCGAACCCGTACGCGACGAGAACGCGGTCCCCTCACCCGAGCCGCCCGACGGAGCCTTCAGCATCGGCTGA